A stretch of Gemmatimonadota bacterium DNA encodes these proteins:
- a CDS encoding TAT-variant-translocated molybdopterin oxidoreductase: MNQTSERHITEAVAMNSGKNGAPEYWRSLDQLAETEEFQSFMEKEFPQHVEEVKANPVSRRKFLKLMGASIALAGATACTRQPSEKIIPYVLPPEEIVPGKPLYYASAYVHDGVANGILVESHMGRPTKVEGNPEHPASLGSTDAFAQASVLTMYDPDRSQSVIRRGRITTYDAYLNELNEALSNQVEKQGGGIRVLTGTVTSPTLHGQLEALLARYPGARWHQYDPVTLDNAREGSKLAFGEIVSTRCAVKKADVILSLDGDFLTTGPGAVRYARDFASRRDGNDPDNMNRLYVIESTPSLTGAQADHLLNRRAGEIEGLARMIAAGLGVSVSAGAEGDEDTQRWVSAVVDDLRAHAGACLVVTGDHQPPAVHALVHAMNDVLGNTGNTVTYSESIEASPVNQTESITALVNDMRNGEVDLLVTIGVNPVYSTPADLAFTTAMDNVAMRVHAGLYHDETAELCHWHLPMAHDLEAWSDARSYDGTLTVVQPLIAPLYRGRSAHEIVAALTGNAMKKGYDSVREHWQAQGYQGSQAFETFWQTTVHDGFITGSALAPKAVSVGDIAAAVGEAPGPEAGTELIFRADPTVWDGYYANNGWLQELPKPLTKLTWDNAALMGPSMANRLGVENTDVVELAFQDRRVNAPVWILPGHPDETVTVHLGYGRSRAGQLGTKAGFDAYSIRSSTSPDFGGGLQVTPTGDTFDIYSTQDHHAMELEGLGSMSRDRNLIRVSDIETFKDDPHVIQEMWEEPDPERNLYPDDHAYDGPNAWGMVIDLNKCNGCNTCTIACQSENNISVVGKEEVANAREMHWIRIDRYYRGDLDAPETFHQPVPCMQCENAPCELVCPVGATVHSKEGLNDMVYNRCVGTRYCSNNCPYKVRRFNFYLYSDFETPSLQLGRNPDVTVRSRGVMEKCTYCVQRINVARIDAKKEDRDIADGEILTACQQACPSQAITFGNTKDADSKVSRLKASPLNYGMLTDLLTKPRTTYLGRIRNPNPVLEA, from the coding sequence ATGAATCAGACTTCGGAACGGCACATCACGGAAGCGGTAGCGATGAACTCAGGAAAGAACGGCGCACCTGAATACTGGCGCAGCCTGGATCAGCTGGCCGAGACCGAGGAATTCCAGTCATTCATGGAGAAGGAATTCCCGCAGCACGTGGAAGAGGTCAAGGCGAATCCGGTCAGCCGGCGGAAGTTCCTGAAGCTGATGGGTGCCTCCATCGCCCTGGCCGGCGCCACGGCCTGTACCCGGCAGCCGTCCGAGAAGATCATTCCCTACGTGCTGCCCCCGGAAGAGATCGTCCCGGGCAAGCCCCTGTACTACGCCTCGGCCTACGTCCACGACGGGGTGGCGAACGGCATCCTGGTGGAAAGCCACATGGGCCGGCCCACCAAGGTGGAGGGCAACCCGGAACACCCCGCCAGCCTGGGATCGACGGACGCATTCGCCCAGGCTTCCGTCCTGACGATGTACGACCCGGACCGGTCCCAGTCGGTGATCAGGCGTGGCCGCATCACCACCTACGATGCCTACCTGAACGAGCTGAACGAAGCCCTGTCCAACCAGGTGGAGAAACAGGGCGGCGGCATTCGCGTACTGACCGGCACCGTCACCTCACCGACCCTGCACGGGCAACTGGAAGCCCTGCTGGCCCGGTACCCCGGCGCCCGCTGGCACCAGTACGACCCGGTCACCCTGGACAACGCCAGGGAAGGTTCCAAGCTGGCCTTTGGCGAAATCGTGTCCACCCGCTGCGCCGTCAAAAAGGCGGACGTGATCCTGTCCCTCGACGGAGACTTCCTGACGACCGGCCCCGGCGCCGTACGCTATGCCCGGGACTTCGCCTCCCGCCGGGACGGGAACGATCCCGACAACATGAACCGGCTGTACGTCATCGAGAGTACGCCTTCGCTGACCGGCGCGCAGGCCGATCATCTGCTCAACCGCCGCGCGGGAGAGATCGAAGGGCTCGCCCGGATGATTGCCGCGGGGCTCGGCGTATCCGTATCCGCCGGCGCGGAAGGCGACGAGGACACGCAGCGCTGGGTTTCCGCCGTGGTGGACGATCTCCGCGCCCACGCCGGCGCCTGCCTCGTGGTCACGGGCGACCACCAGCCGCCCGCCGTGCATGCCCTCGTCCACGCGATGAACGACGTACTGGGCAACACGGGGAACACCGTTACCTATTCCGAGTCCATCGAAGCGTCTCCCGTCAACCAGACCGAATCGATCACCGCGCTGGTCAACGACATGCGGAACGGCGAGGTCGACCTGCTGGTCACGATCGGCGTCAACCCCGTCTACAGCACGCCGGCGGACCTCGCGTTCACGACAGCCATGGACAACGTGGCGATGCGCGTGCACGCCGGCCTGTATCACGACGAGACGGCGGAACTTTGCCACTGGCACCTCCCGATGGCCCACGACCTGGAAGCCTGGAGCGACGCCCGGTCCTACGATGGCACGTTGACCGTCGTCCAGCCGCTCATCGCTCCGCTGTACCGCGGCAGGAGCGCCCACGAAATCGTGGCGGCGCTGACGGGCAACGCCATGAAGAAGGGTTACGATTCCGTCCGCGAGCACTGGCAGGCCCAGGGTTATCAAGGGTCGCAGGCCTTCGAGACCTTCTGGCAGACCACCGTGCACGACGGGTTCATCACCGGATCCGCACTGGCGCCTAAGGCTGTATCGGTCGGTGACATCGCCGCGGCCGTGGGCGAGGCACCGGGACCGGAAGCCGGTACGGAACTCATTTTCCGGGCGGACCCGACCGTATGGGACGGATACTACGCCAACAACGGCTGGCTGCAGGAGTTGCCCAAGCCGCTGACCAAGCTGACCTGGGACAACGCAGCGCTGATGGGCCCCTCCATGGCGAATCGGCTGGGGGTCGAAAACACCGACGTGGTCGAACTGGCCTTTCAGGACCGCAGGGTGAACGCCCCCGTGTGGATCCTGCCCGGCCACCCGGACGAAACGGTCACGGTGCACCTGGGCTACGGACGAAGCCGCGCGGGCCAGTTGGGCACGAAGGCGGGGTTCGACGCCTATTCGATCCGATCCTCCACCAGCCCTGATTTCGGCGGAGGACTTCAGGTTACGCCGACCGGGGACACCTTCGACATCTACAGCACGCAGGACCACCACGCCATGGAACTCGAAGGCCTGGGCAGCATGTCCCGCGACCGCAACCTGATCCGCGTCAGCGACATCGAGACCTTCAAAGACGATCCCCACGTGATCCAGGAGATGTGGGAAGAACCCGACCCGGAACGCAATCTCTATCCCGACGATCACGCTTACGACGGGCCCAATGCGTGGGGCATGGTCATCGACCTGAACAAGTGCAACGGCTGCAATACGTGCACCATCGCCTGCCAGTCGGAGAACAACATCTCCGTCGTAGGCAAGGAAGAAGTGGCCAATGCCCGCGAGATGCACTGGATCCGGATCGACCGCTATTACCGGGGGGATCTCGACGCGCCGGAGACTTTCCATCAGCCCGTGCCGTGCATGCAGTGCGAAAACGCCCCCTGCGAACTGGTCTGCCCCGTCGGCGCAACCGTGCACAGCAAGGAAGGCCTGAACGACATGGTCTACAACCGCTGCGTGGGTACTCGCTACTGTTCGAATAACTGTCCCTACAAGGTCCGGCGTTTCAACTTCTACCTGTATTCCGACTTCGAAACGCCGAGTCTGCAGCTGGGACGGAACCCGGACGTGACGGTACGCAGCCGCGGGGTCATGGAGAAGTGCACCTACTGCGTCCAGCGCATCAACGTCGCCCGGATCGACGCGAAGAAGGAAGACCGCGACATCGCCGACGGCGAGATCCTGACGGCCTGCCAACAGGCCTGCCCGTCCCAGGCGATCACCTTCGGGAACACGAAGGACGCGGATAGCAAGGTATCCAGATTGAAAGCCAGCCCGTTGAACTACGGGATGCTGACGGACCTGCTTACCAAGCCGCGCACGACGTACCTGGGGCGGATACGCAATCCGAACCCGGTCCTGGAGGCGTGA
- a CDS encoding cytochrome c3 family protein has protein sequence MPQIFSPAANTWLKASIVGGALLLATTFGVIFYLGSTSYVTRQHQVRPQPVPFSHRHHVNQLGIDCRYCHASVETSAFAGLPATKTCMSCHSQVWTDAPMLEPVRTSYATGESLEWTRVHDLPDYVYFDHSIHVTKGIGCESCHGAVNEMALMWQEESLQMMWCLECHRGPEDFIRERADVYKFESQPDYSAPMDQRALGAQLIRGYRVNKDQLEDCSICHR, from the coding sequence ATGCCACAGATTTTCTCCCCCGCCGCGAACACGTGGCTCAAGGCGAGCATCGTCGGCGGGGCGCTTCTCCTGGCAACCACATTCGGCGTCATTTTCTACCTCGGCTCAACCTCCTACGTTACCCGGCAGCACCAGGTTAGACCCCAGCCCGTTCCTTTCAGCCACAGGCACCACGTCAATCAACTCGGCATCGACTGCCGGTACTGCCACGCATCGGTGGAAACGAGCGCCTTCGCCGGCCTTCCGGCGACCAAGACGTGCATGAGCTGCCACTCCCAGGTGTGGACCGACGCGCCCATGCTCGAACCGGTACGGACCAGTTACGCGACCGGGGAGTCGCTCGAATGGACCCGGGTGCACGACCTGCCGGACTACGTGTATTTCGATCATAGTATTCATGTAACCAAAGGCATCGGCTGCGAGTCCTGCCACGGCGCCGTCAACGAGATGGCCCTGATGTGGCAGGAGGAATCGCTGCAGATGATGTGGTGCCTCGAGTGCCATCGCGGCCCCGAGGATTTCATCCGGGAACGGGCGGACGTGTACAAGTTCGAATCGCAGCCGGACTACTCGGCGCCCATGGATCAGAGAGCTCTCGGCGCGCAACTGATCCGGGGCTACCGGGTCAACAAGGATCAGCTGGAAGACTGTTCCATCTGTCACCGTTAA